One genomic window of Haloferax mediterranei ATCC 33500 includes the following:
- a CDS encoding TIGR04053 family radical SAM/SPASM domain-containing protein, with translation MTRPQRPPKSAAPDPSNIDTTQRPFVLIWEVTQACHLACNHCRADANPLRHPEELTTEEGKRLLDQASEFGPGQLVVLSGGDPLTRPDLTELVEYGTKQGLRMTLTPSGTTSLTPETVSQLGDAGIKRLALSLDGGSASAHDSFRGVDGSFEQTVQAARAARDAGIPLQINTTVCAQTVDELPALRDLVADLGAVLWSVFFLVPVGRGRVLDPLTPDHAEEVMEWLSAVSDDAPFGVKTTEAPHYRRVSIQQRRDSIDAPSNDGIGRRLGISAGDGFAFVSHTGELFPSGFLPKSVGNVRDGGLVEGYRESELFRALRDRDNLRGKCGSCEFRHICGGSRSRAYAHTGDPHASDPLCAYVPEGYTGPMPTGRASSD, from the coding sequence ATGACTCGACCACAACGCCCACCGAAATCCGCCGCACCGGACCCGTCGAACATCGATACGACGCAACGACCGTTCGTCCTCATCTGGGAGGTGACGCAGGCCTGCCATCTGGCCTGTAACCACTGCCGGGCGGACGCGAATCCGCTGCGTCATCCCGAGGAACTGACGACCGAAGAGGGCAAGCGACTGCTCGACCAGGCGAGCGAGTTCGGACCGGGACAACTTGTCGTCCTCTCCGGGGGTGACCCGCTCACACGCCCGGACCTCACGGAACTCGTCGAGTACGGGACGAAACAGGGGCTTCGAATGACGTTGACGCCCAGTGGGACAACGTCGTTGACGCCGGAGACGGTCAGCCAACTGGGCGACGCGGGAATCAAGCGTCTCGCGTTGAGCCTCGACGGCGGGTCCGCATCGGCACACGACTCTTTCAGAGGTGTCGACGGGAGCTTCGAGCAGACGGTCCAAGCGGCACGGGCGGCCCGCGACGCCGGTATTCCGCTTCAGATAAATACGACCGTCTGTGCCCAAACGGTCGACGAACTACCAGCCCTTCGCGACCTCGTGGCGGACCTCGGCGCGGTGCTGTGGTCGGTGTTTTTCCTCGTTCCCGTGGGTCGCGGCCGCGTCCTCGACCCGCTGACTCCTGACCACGCCGAGGAGGTTATGGAGTGGCTCTCGGCGGTGAGCGACGACGCTCCCTTCGGCGTGAAGACGACCGAAGCACCACACTACCGGCGCGTCTCGATTCAACAGCGGCGGGATTCTATCGACGCCCCGTCGAACGACGGCATCGGTCGGCGGCTCGGCATCTCCGCAGGCGACGGCTTCGCGTTCGTCAGCCACACCGGTGAGCTGTTCCCGTCTGGCTTCCTCCCGAAATCGGTCGGGAACGTCCGCGACGGCGGACTCGTCGAGGGATACAGAGAAAGCGAGTTGTTCCGAGCGCTCCGCGACCGCGACAACCTCCGCGGAAAGTGCGGGTCCTGCGAGTTCCGCCACATCTGCGGTGGAAGCAGGTCACGTGCCTACGCCCACACGGGCGACCCGCACGCGAGCGACCCGCTCTGTGCGTACGTCCCCGAGGGATACACCGGTCCT
- a CDS encoding DUF2249 domain-containing protein, with the protein MDTDAYLDEVGAPNRRTVDFLDARELPPPEPLQQTMNRLVELDAETVFVQLNDRAPQFLYPKLEDRGFSYRTAEHDDGVVTAIWQAEPDE; encoded by the coding sequence ATGGATACCGATGCGTACCTCGACGAAGTTGGTGCACCGAACAGACGAACAGTCGACTTTCTCGACGCGCGCGAACTCCCCCCACCGGAACCACTTCAACAGACGATGAACCGGCTGGTGGAACTCGACGCCGAGACGGTGTTCGTCCAACTCAACGACCGAGCGCCGCAGTTCCTCTATCCGAAACTTGAGGACCGCGGGTTCTCGTATCGAACCGCCGAACACGACGACGGCGTCGTCACCGCAATCTGGCAGGCAGAACCCGACGAGTGA
- the nirK gene encoding copper-containing nitrite reductase, whose product MLSTTRRRTLQLLGLGGVASLAGCASEAPTAAQSLDQTEEPTPAQQESPKIVEQVAANPTDIPDPITRSEPTEVDVTLRPEEVTAEVEEGVTFTYMTYNGQVPGPFIRVRQGDTVNLTFENPEENSMPHNVDFHAVAGPGGGAEATMTNPGETVKIRFKATYPGAYIYHCAVPNMDMHISAGMFGLILVEPPEGLPEVDKEVYIGQHELYTDKKAGKKGKHNFDFEAMRNEEPTYVVMNGEKYAWTDAGRGPAATVNTGETVRVFFVDGGPNLSSSFHPIGSVWETLYPDGSLSTDPQTHIQTRLVPPGSTTVATMSSPVPGDFKLVDHSLSRVTRKGCMAVIRAEGPEDPEIFDPNPE is encoded by the coding sequence ATGCTATCAACAACCCGAAGACGGACGTTACAGTTACTCGGTCTCGGCGGTGTCGCATCACTCGCAGGGTGTGCCTCTGAGGCACCGACCGCGGCACAATCGCTCGACCAAACTGAAGAACCAACCCCGGCGCAACAAGAGAGCCCGAAAATCGTGGAGCAAGTCGCAGCTAACCCGACGGATATCCCAGACCCGATTACCCGAAGCGAACCCACCGAAGTGGACGTAACGCTCCGTCCAGAGGAGGTGACAGCCGAGGTGGAAGAGGGAGTCACGTTCACCTACATGACCTACAACGGGCAGGTACCGGGACCGTTTATCCGCGTCCGGCAGGGCGACACGGTCAACCTGACCTTCGAGAACCCAGAAGAGAACTCCATGCCGCACAACGTCGATTTCCATGCGGTCGCCGGTCCCGGTGGCGGCGCGGAAGCGACGATGACGAACCCCGGTGAGACAGTGAAAATCCGGTTCAAAGCGACCTATCCCGGTGCGTACATCTACCACTGTGCGGTGCCGAACATGGATATGCACATCAGCGCGGGGATGTTCGGACTCATCCTCGTCGAACCGCCGGAGGGACTTCCGGAAGTCGACAAAGAGGTCTACATCGGACAGCACGAACTGTACACCGACAAGAAGGCGGGCAAGAAAGGAAAGCACAACTTCGACTTCGAAGCGATGCGGAACGAAGAACCGACGTACGTCGTCATGAACGGTGAAAAGTACGCGTGGACCGACGCCGGACGCGGCCCCGCAGCGACCGTCAACACCGGCGAGACGGTTCGGGTGTTCTTCGTCGACGGCGGGCCGAACCTCTCCAGTAGCTTCCACCCCATCGGCAGCGTCTGGGAGACGCTCTACCCCGATGGGTCGCTGAGTACGGACCCACAGACGCACATCCAGACGCGGCTCGTGCCGCCAGGAAGTACGACAGTCGCGACAATGAGTTCGCCAGTTCCGGGTGACTTCAAACTCGTCGACCACTCACTGTCCCGTGTCACACGCAAGGGTTGTATGGCAGTTATCAGAGCAGAGGGGCCCGAAGACCCCGAAATCTTCGACCCAAACCCTGAGTAG
- a CDS encoding cupin domain-containing protein, with protein sequence MAEHTSLDELPEETHAEVFEAHRPRTVRLTLEQGEKIPAHTHPGMDIVLHLVSGHLELSLDDETVDVHPGELVQFSGERDISPRAVDDSTAVLVFAPAPTSE encoded by the coding sequence ATGGCTGAACATACCTCCCTCGACGAACTTCCAGAAGAGACGCACGCAGAGGTCTTCGAAGCACACAGGCCCCGAACGGTCAGGCTCACCCTCGAACAAGGTGAGAAAATCCCTGCACATACCCACCCGGGGATGGATATCGTCCTCCACCTCGTCTCGGGCCACCTCGAACTGTCTCTTGACGACGAGACAGTCGACGTACATCCGGGGGAACTCGTTCAATTCAGCGGCGAACGCGATATCTCGCCCCGCGCAGTCGACGACAGTACGGCGGTTCTCGTGTTCGCGCCAGCCCCCACCTCTGAATAA
- a CDS encoding heme-copper oxidase family protein: protein MNNLLAKVEASRQPPMTVPLRHFLVALGLLLFGVAIGLGIVLDVISGGSTLAHVHLLLTGWVCVTIMGAMTQFVPVWSGVELYSQRLSTVQLWLVTGGLVGFAVSLLLGEFAWTPVFGAAMLLGFWVFAYNIGRTLRRCSEYDVTERHFALALGFFLLVTTFGFLLALGFVYPVFATLGVTRGAVIESHATLAVFGAVVTTIVGALYQLGPMFTQTELGRIDSWLQRVEEVGYPVGVLLLATGRLVEFASLARVGGLFVTLSLLGFSVVFGRRLYESSVGWNPMLARYAVAAPALAVWGLLTLPSWLANPLARDTLFGAPATVHLFAVGFVGFVIFGTLYHVVPFIVWVHRYSDRLGYESVPMVDDLYSTRLATLDFGLLVGGSVVLVAADLFALPTVATGLGSAFILVGVALFITNVLSVIRTHSPHSLFGVLVTTLFEDAEPGHDSTDSVDTR, encoded by the coding sequence ATGAACAATCTCCTCGCGAAAGTCGAAGCGTCCCGGCAACCGCCGATGACAGTCCCGCTTCGCCACTTTCTCGTCGCCCTCGGTCTCCTCCTGTTTGGGGTGGCCATCGGACTCGGCATCGTCTTGGATGTCATCTCCGGTGGCAGCACGCTCGCGCATGTTCATCTCCTGCTTACGGGGTGGGTTTGTGTGACCATCATGGGCGCGATGACGCAGTTCGTTCCGGTCTGGTCCGGCGTCGAACTTTACTCTCAGCGACTTTCGACCGTTCAGTTGTGGTTGGTGACCGGTGGTTTGGTCGGGTTCGCCGTGAGTCTCCTTCTGGGTGAGTTCGCATGGACGCCCGTGTTCGGTGCCGCGATGCTCCTCGGCTTCTGGGTCTTCGCGTACAATATCGGCCGAACGCTTCGGCGGTGCAGTGAGTACGACGTGACGGAGCGACATTTCGCTCTCGCACTCGGATTTTTCTTGCTCGTCACGACGTTTGGGTTCCTTCTCGCGCTCGGGTTCGTCTATCCCGTCTTTGCGACACTTGGCGTGACGCGAGGGGCCGTCATCGAGTCACATGCGACGCTTGCTGTGTTTGGTGCGGTCGTGACGACAATCGTCGGCGCGCTCTACCAACTCGGTCCCATGTTCACGCAGACGGAACTCGGTCGTATCGATAGTTGGCTCCAGCGGGTCGAGGAAGTCGGATACCCCGTCGGTGTCCTGCTCCTCGCAACCGGACGACTCGTCGAGTTCGCGTCGCTCGCTCGGGTCGGCGGGCTTTTCGTCACACTCTCACTGCTCGGCTTTAGCGTCGTGTTCGGGCGGCGACTCTACGAGTCGTCGGTCGGCTGGAACCCGATGCTCGCTCGGTATGCAGTCGCCGCACCGGCACTCGCAGTCTGGGGACTGCTCACGCTTCCGTCGTGGCTCGCGAACCCGCTCGCCCGCGACACGTTATTCGGCGCGCCAGCCACAGTCCACCTCTTTGCCGTCGGCTTCGTCGGCTTCGTCATCTTCGGCACCTTGTACCACGTCGTCCCGTTCATCGTCTGGGTTCACCGCTACAGCGACCGACTCGGATACGAGTCGGTCCCGATGGTCGACGACCTGTACAGCACTCGCCTCGCCACGCTCGATTTCGGACTCCTCGTCGGGGGGAGCGTCGTACTCGTCGCGGCCGATTTATTCGCGCTTCCGACCGTGGCGACCGGACTGGGAAGCGCCTTCATTCTCGTCGGCGTCGCGTTGTTCATCACCAACGTGTTGTCGGTCATCCGAACGCACAGCCCTCACTCGTTGTTCGGCGTTCTGGTTACGACCCTGTTCGAAGACGCCGAACCGGGGCACGATTCGACTGACTCGGTCGACACGAGGTGA
- a CDS encoding DUF2249 domain-containing protein yields the protein MSDTTLDVRELPPAERHPKIHSAFDDLESGEALTILNDHDPKPLFYEMQAEVDAFDADNYAVEQRGPAEFAATFPKK from the coding sequence ATGTCCGATACGACACTCGACGTTCGCGAGTTACCTCCCGCAGAGCGCCATCCGAAGATTCACAGCGCGTTTGACGACCTCGAAAGCGGCGAGGCGCTCACGATTCTGAACGACCACGACCCGAAGCCGCTGTTCTACGAAATGCAGGCCGAGGTCGATGCATTCGATGCCGACAACTACGCCGTCGAGCAGCGCGGCCCGGCAGAATTCGCTGCGACGTTCCCGAAAAAATAG
- the gdhB gene encoding glutamate dehydrogenase GdhB, translating into MQTSEPEGSSPNTAEAASQSSEPKPASESALETARRQLYRAADHLDIDPNVVERLKHPEAVHEVTVPIERDDGSVSVYTGYRAQHDSVRGPYKGGLRYHPGVTRDECVGLSMWMTWKCAVMDLPFGGAKGGIAVNPKDLTLDEKERLTRRFTQEIRTIIGPMKDIPAPDMGTDPQTMAWVMDAYSMQEGETVPGVVTGKPPIVGGSEGRDTAPGRSVAIIAREAIDYLSWDIEDTTVAVQGFGSVGAPAARLLDDYGANVVAVSDVNGAIYDPDGLDTHAIPTHEEEPEAVMTHDAPETFSNEELLELDVDVLIPAAVGNVLTAENADDVQANLIVEGANGPTTSAADANFAERGVPVIPDILANAGGVTVSYFEWLQDINRRTWSLERVHDELETEMLNAWSVVRDEYESRDVPWRDAAYIVALSRIAAAHDARGLWP; encoded by the coding sequence ATGCAGACATCTGAACCTGAAGGGTCGTCCCCTAACACCGCGGAGGCAGCGTCTCAGTCCTCGGAGCCGAAGCCAGCGTCGGAGTCGGCGCTCGAAACGGCACGGCGACAGCTCTACCGCGCCGCCGACCACCTCGATATCGACCCAAACGTGGTCGAGCGTCTCAAACACCCGGAAGCAGTCCACGAGGTGACCGTCCCAATCGAGCGCGACGACGGGTCTGTTTCGGTCTACACCGGCTACCGAGCCCAGCACGACAGCGTCCGCGGTCCCTACAAAGGTGGCCTCCGCTATCACCCGGGTGTGACCCGCGATGAGTGCGTCGGGCTTTCGATGTGGATGACGTGGAAGTGCGCCGTGATGGACCTCCCCTTCGGCGGCGCGAAAGGCGGTATCGCGGTCAACCCGAAGGACCTGACCCTCGACGAGAAAGAACGGCTCACTCGACGGTTCACACAAGAGATTCGAACCATCATCGGGCCGATGAAGGATATCCCGGCACCGGATATGGGGACCGACCCGCAGACGATGGCGTGGGTGATGGACGCCTATTCGATGCAGGAAGGCGAGACGGTCCCCGGCGTCGTGACGGGCAAACCGCCGATTGTCGGTGGGAGCGAAGGCCGTGATACCGCACCCGGTCGCTCGGTTGCCATCATCGCCCGCGAAGCCATCGACTACCTCAGTTGGGATATCGAAGACACCACGGTCGCCGTGCAGGGCTTCGGTTCCGTCGGTGCCCCCGCTGCACGTCTGCTCGATGATTACGGCGCGAATGTCGTCGCCGTCTCCGACGTGAACGGCGCAATCTACGACCCCGACGGACTGGACACGCACGCAATTCCGACTCACGAAGAAGAACCCGAAGCCGTGATGACGCACGACGCGCCGGAGACGTTTTCGAACGAGGAACTCCTCGAACTCGACGTCGACGTGCTCATCCCGGCGGCGGTCGGCAACGTCTTGACCGCCGAGAACGCCGACGACGTACAGGCGAACCTCATCGTCGAGGGTGCTAACGGGCCGACGACGAGTGCGGCCGACGCCAACTTCGCCGAGCGTGGGGTTCCGGTCATCCCGGATATTCTCGCCAACGCTGGCGGCGTCACCGTGAGCTACTTCGAGTGGTTGCAGGACATCAACCGGCGGACGTGGTCCCTCGAACGCGTCCACGACGAACTCGAAACGGAGATGCTGAACGCGTGGTCGGTCGTCCGCGACGAATACGAGTCGCGCGACGTCCCGTGGCGCGATGCGGCGTACATCGTTGCACTGTCGCGGATTGCGGCAGCACACGACGCGCGCGGGCTCTGGCCCTGA
- a CDS encoding rubrerythrin-like domain-containing protein translates to MRDVPANPDSERPYECFQCGTIIVAESNPGTCPDCSGRLRNRGTPLE, encoded by the coding sequence ATGAGAGATGTTCCAGCGAACCCCGATAGCGAACGGCCGTACGAGTGCTTCCAGTGCGGGACGATTATCGTCGCAGAATCGAACCCCGGAACCTGCCCCGACTGTAGCGGTCGACTCCGGAACCGAGGAACGCCACTCGAGTAA